A portion of the Anabas testudineus chromosome 22, fAnaTes1.2, whole genome shotgun sequence genome contains these proteins:
- the zfyve26 gene encoding zinc finger FYVE domain-containing protein 26 isoform X1: MAMHPFGCEAETSLKDLFEYFKRCLQHGEWELASACVPQLVTSTGAISENLRRIIKAIVCHPYNLKWESVGSPHKLAWFWFQILEKWTEEQVSPSIRRELEFMLLLEELGSEGIPETDLKELHQVFLDTQSNQKAAVGSRTTGNAVESCLHTLLEKKKARLAQSLAHFLQDQSCRDDHTLQHTFIQHLLKKLGKPERNPEKVGEWVEEIYAVLAVMPWSSRRSGGQFEALCEALWAARDGPLKEEKILNSLLRPQCDALVSVYCSTALRLQRDHLLRSMRDTQVALPEAEKLTLSLCCHKDRPSIWKTVYFECLSSGKHFLEQVLVTALDLIKHEEFSQLKDLLQLEFQPLSRLLLLLGWTQCRSLSSAQKLLGILHQEQAPSNDSVLQEFANLLSSQLGILEWCKNNNPGLSMEALLAQLHTLDNHSALYILHSLTPLPQFEECRILDLLEQLPTSPVTEDTEAISTPSPGVQRNIVLFQGFCAMKYAIYALCVNAHKYSHCTECESVQQQKPSEAEMDKTSTSPDGCHLLFQHYLSECQLYLEAVPAMFRLELLENIFSLLFLSSADFLQQHQKDTNSNLKTGDATQDSLSHTKNKDVEFRANGKIDETDDSRMESQKGCSGSPTAAHRRHLDLGHFIQGCRGFLVDVTAMEGFLKLLKEGLEGMCVVGQQEGHEAGRALSQEAKAAESLGCSVTAETFGARLQRLSKRTAEAQWRLQIITSNQGSESGAESPQMSAFSCTATSLRHSNSSSLRRRRKPGRQTSIEKHNGEVSTSASDGGGATTAGCVELDVSPCGGLHSWLVPAMLSPPESLLISCIRRGNFMEARQVSLVFDLGTSACCGELVFMERYKEVLVELAQVEHKMEKQSMSSSSSSSEGLGTPAVSGAGRTRLGSSGRSTLQAIGSAAAAGVAVYSISDIADRLLSTPAHPMPSLEESYWLSSCSSDPSGLVYALLDELSPAAMAAFDLACCHCQLWKTSRQLLDTAERRLSSSLEARAVRVDRKVPHSEGICGFPMVLQQINKILNHSATNKGPVKTETVGEDQAFAPPFGCCIQDVLLCCHPILSEEYISARLSLAQRLETTLHILSTAIDGPESNLGSSLLALLVEQANLKQSELDVHPVRSSMKQLLRSLDQLCPFEPDGDLARPDYVRSFLDYVNTLASVLVRSHGSEDHSNEVKLGNPLLVLIQSPFQLLSHLLFERQVSPDRVLSLLQQEGLRLSVQQVIVQRCCDTFPLWFSCPGADRDTTEVKKDDGLFGIASLSVLLQQHAQEYIPTLGITETQSDASSESEASVEDSVTPTTLSNFPPSSSSSSSSSSNSFLLTPSALSFLKSRSPLLATLACLGACKGETTRTQSSGWSGYFRSGRKEVVLDGEQISREVDNLLKEFSILRAYLDTMAEPVMGSLLNEGEEGSAGLGVVLCGKPLVSLILSGPQEEVTQAVAAEAFQKALVSKDLNRALSLLELYGQGCSQEVVLRDQLLACAAIEGGDEGIGQLFRVQDANLRARVALQGLERWPLAACLELLKFCLNDPSTEASLRTEVELKKKELDIYHRMLNLQPPLPWTTWQELRTESDTKSESMLSMMLEAKEFALCAQWVELHTVSDQLKLQLKTEHLLHLLENGQTDEAFQLLEGLSDFVVGLDVCERALDRRPGLAACHFLADYLTLHFQRQVSPARRQHIHALHLGSKVLLTLPPAARQDYFSLLSEPLLMLEQLLMNLKVDWAEVAVRTLRSLLVGQEAGFGAENIDKLLSEYAYKALDFSCAPRERSRSDSIISLQDALMLCPAQDTSSLSSTRFDSPAPSASSTPTHTPSSHSTDTQRDRSSAGRKRCSPAKFKPPDQPPDRKDWVPDTQHHVCMVCKRERFTMFNRRHHCRKCGRLVCHACSERKMPVAGCPGDEVRVCDQCYAYFHPDSDDELEPAEVAGGPIVREEDLDGMLHLPEVVHRQIQLTTDPVENQLLRCEFYYEQAPSAHLCVAILSLHSDQASCGHELIKHCRDLSRKLTNPEVDACLLTDIMQQLLFRAKLMFVKVGRSQDLALCDSYISKVDVLKILVKANYKYVPSLDDILETSAVTRLRNQLLEAEHYQLAVEVSTKSGLDPSGVWQAWAMASLKAGNLSGAREKFSRCLKAPVDRNQLNLGPLLLQEVVKHLETTIRPTLSMTLGEDILASLRELEDALSDIGPVERPEGQTQNSSLHQESLYYLNTYGTHLALISYYMRHDCMTEALTYLLNKDCQEEVFLEGVLQPSLERGRLGMLQGILEKLDPSLESCSRYLIASCQFLQRRGYFHTLYQLQQFMMDHVRAAMTCIRFFTHGATSYLQLGEQQRWLVRAKEHLRTYLQEQQGRGPGRRKSQVNTFRKMMSSSDISRHINTIELQLEVTRFLYRCETTGSSRDSQTSAPSTKSPGSSSPPTLFSGSPMKVEVACKVMLGGKNIEEGFGIAYRVIQDFQLEAQAVYKQAGQRLVRQRQYGAVRQLLKCVSESGTATKNDCDALILSYVSVADKGPANAKELESLILETKNSESKIKAYLLCSKLRPAYLLAVKLELSRAGPLVQEVLQAAEGAQDSVMQNICRQWLSEHHNKTSQQRQGRPNASQSVLRTSGGLNPHHAAVADR; encoded by the exons ATGGCCATGCATCCTTTCGGTTGTGAGGCAGAGACCTCACTTAAGGACCTGTTTGAGTACTTCAAGAGGTGCCTGCAGCATGGAGAGTGGGAACTGGCCAGTGCCTGTGTCCCACAGCTGGTGACTTCCACAGGAGCAATTTCCGAAAACCTAAGACGCATAATCAAAGCTATCGTTTGCCATCCTTACAATTTAAA ATGGGAGTCTGTTGGCAGTCCACACAAGCTGGCTTGGTTTTGGTTTCAGATCCTGGAGAAATGGACAGAAGAGCAG GTTTCTCCCAGCATCAGGAGAGAGTTGGAGTTTATGCTGCTCCTAGAGGAACTGGGCTCAGAGGGAATACCAGAGACTGATCTCAAG GAGCTACACCAGGTCTTCTTGGACACACAGTCAAACCAGAAGGCTGCAGTGGGATCGAGGACAACAGGAAATGCTGTTGAGTCTTGCCTTCACACATTGTTGGAGAAAAAGAAGGCCAGACTAGCCCAGTCTTTAGCACATTTCTTACAG GACCAGTCATGCAGAGATGACCATACTCTGCAGCACACATTCATTCAGCACCTGCTGAAGAAACTGGGAAAGCCAGAGAGAAACCCGGAGAAGGTGGGGGAGTGGGTGGAGGAGATATATGCTGTTTTGGCTGTGATGCCATGGAGCTCTCGTAGAAGTGGTGGGCAGTTTGAGGCACTTTGTGAAGCACTGTGGGCAGCCAGAGACGGTCCCCTGAAAGAGGAGAAGATCCTGAACTCACTCCTCCGCCCTCAGTGTGATGCTCTGGTTTCTGTGTACTGCTCCACTGCTCTGAGGCTTCAGAGGGATCATCTGCTGAGAAGCATGCGTGATACACAAG TTGCCCTCCCTGAAGCAGAGAAGCTCACTCTCAGTTTATGTTGCCACAAAGACCGTCCATCCATTTGGAAGACTGTCTATTTTGAGTGCCTTAGCAGTGGGAAGCACTTCTTGGAGCAGGTCTTG GTTACTGCACTTGACCTGATTAAACATGAGGAGTTTTCTCAACTGAAAGACCTTCTGCAGCTGGAGTTCCAGCCACTATCTCGTCTGCTTTTGCTCCTGGGATGGACTCAGTGTCGCAGTCTGAGCTCAGCTCAAAAGCTGCTTGGCATCCTTCATCAAGAGCAG GCACCATCCAATGACTCTGTTCTGCAGGAATTTGCCAATCTTTTGTCCTCTCAGCTTGGAATACTTGAATGGTGCAAAAACAACAATCC AGGTCTTTCCATGGAGGCATTGCTCGCACAGCTTCACACTCTAGACAATCACTCTGCCCTTTATATCCTGCACTCCCTGACTCCCTTGCCTCAGTTTGAGGAGTGCAGAATACTGGATCTGCTGGAGCAACTGCCAACTTCACCAGTAACAG agGACACTGAGGCCATCAGCACTCCCAGCCCTGGTGTGCAAAGGAACATTGTATTGTTCCAGGGGTTCTGTGCAATGAAGTATGCCATTTATGCTCTCTGTGTAAATGCACATAAATACTCACATTGCACAGAGTGTGAGTCCGTGCAACAGCAAAAGCCCAGTGAAGCAGAAATGGATAAAACCTCAACTTCCCCAGATG GTTGCCATTTGCTGTTCCAGCACTACCTGTCAGAGTGTCAGCTCTATCTGGAAGCTGTGCCTGCCATGTTCCGCCTGGAGCTCCTGGAGAACATCTtctcccttctctttctgtcctctgctgACTTTTTGCAGCAGCATCAAAAAGATACAAACTCCAATTTAAAAACGGGAGATGCAACACAGGATAGTTTATCACATACgaaaaacaaagatgttgaATTTAGAGCCAATGGAAAGATAGATGAGACTGACGACAGTAGGATGGAGAGCCAAAAGGGTTGTTCAGGTTCACCAACAGCAGCCCATCGGAGACACCTGGACCTGGGACACTTCATCCAGGGCTGCAGGGGGTTTCTAGTCGATGTGACAGCAATGGAAGGTTTTCTGAAACTTCTTAAAGAGGGGTTGGAAGGCATGTGTGTGGTGGGCCAGCAGGAGGGACACGAGGCAGGAAGAGCACTGTCTCAAGAGGCCAAAGCGGCAGAGAGTCTCGGCTGCTCAGTGACAGCTGAGACATTTGGGGCTCGCTTGCAAAGGCTGTCCAAACGCACTGCAGAGGCTCAGTGGAGACTGCAGATCATCACCAGCAACCAGGGCAGTGAAAGTG GTGCAGAAAGTCCTCAGATGTCAGCGTTCAGTTGTACTGCAACTTCTCTGCGACACAGTAATAGCTCAAGtctgaggagaaggagaaaaccAGGGAGACAAACCTCCATCGAGAAACACAATGGAGAAGTTAGTACGAGTGCATCAG ATGGTGGAGGAGCGACAACAGCAGGTTGTGTGGAATTGGATGTTTCTCCATGTGGAGGTCTTCACAGCTGGTTGGTGCCTGCTATGTTGTCCCCTCCAGAGTCTCTGCTAATTTCTTGTATCCGCAGAGGAAACTTCATGGAGGCACGGCAG GTGTCTCTGGTGTTTGATCTGGGGACATCGGCCTGTTGTGGCGAGTTAGTGTTCATGGAGCGTTACAAAGAAGTTCTGGTGGAGTTGGCGCAGGTAGAGCACAAGATGGAGAAGCAGTCGATGTCgtcatcctcatcctcttcaGAGGGCTTGGGGACACCAGCTGTATCAGGGGCGGGGAGGACTCGACTGGGCAGCAGTGGGCGGTCAACACTCCAGGCCATCggaagtgctgctgctgcag GTGTGGCTGTCTACTCCATCTCAGACATAGCTGACCGTCTCCTCAGCACCCCTGCTCACCCGATGCCCTCACTGGAAGAATCCTACTGGTTGAGCTCCTGCTCTTCAGACCCCTCTGGCCTCGTTTACGCACTCCTGGATGAGCTCAGCCCAGCAGCCATGGCTGCCTTCGACCTGGCGTGCTGCCACTGTCAGCTCTGGAAGACATCTCGCCAGCTGCTGGACACAGCAGAGCGCAGGCTCAGCAGCAGTCTGGAGGCTCGAG CAGTAAGAGTTGACCGTAAGGTTCCTCATTCTGAGGGAATCTGTGGATTTCCCATGGTATTACAACAAATCAACAAGATCCTGAATCACTCTGCCACTAATAAGGGTCCTGTGAAAACAG AAACTGTTGGGGAGGACCAAGCGTTTGCCCCTCCGTTTGGTTGCTGCATTCAAGACGTTCTCCTGTGTTGCCACCCAATACTGAGTGAGGAATACATTTCTGCTCGGCTCAGTCTTGCTCAACGCTTGGAGACCACACTGCACATACTGAGCACTGCGATCGATGGACCAG AGAGCAATTTGGGCAGCTCTCTTCTGGCACTGTTGGTTGAACAGGCCAATCTGAAGCAGTCAGAGTTGGATGTTCACCCAGTTCGATCCAGCATGAAGCAGCTGCTTCGTTCTCTGGACCAGCTTTGCCCCTTCGAGCCAGACGGAGACCTTGCCAGACCAGATTATGTGCGCAGTTTCCTTGACTATGTCAACACGCTGGCATCTGTGCTGGTGCGCAGCCATGGTTCAGAAg ACCACAGCAATGAAGTGAAGCTTGGAAACCCACTTCTTGTGTTGATTCAGTCCCCATTTCAACTTCTCTCCCATCTGCTTTTTGAGAGACAGGTGTCTCCTGACag AGTGCTGTCCTTGCTGCAGCAGGAAGGTCTGCGACTCAGTGTCCAGCAGGTGATTGTCCAGCGATGCTGTGACACTTTTCCTCTGTGGTTCTCCTGTCCAGGCGCTGATAGAGACACTACTGAGGTCAAAAAAGATGATGGCCTGTTCGGCATTGCCAGTTTATCTGTCCTCCTCCAACAGCATGCTCAAGAGTATATACCAACTCTGGGAATCACAGAGACTCAGTCTGATGCAAGTTCTGAGTCTGAAGCTTCAGTGGAAGACTCTGTTACACCTACCACCCTCTCCAACTTTCCACCTTCTagttcatcttcctcctcatcttcctcaaaCTCTTTCCTCCTCACCCCATCGGCTTTGTCATTCCTAAAGTCACGCTCCCCTTTACTGGCCACACTGGCATGTCTGGGTGCCTGTAAAGGTGAAACAACCAGGACACAATCCTCCGGATGGTCTGGATATTTCCGCAGTGGACGTAAAGAGGTTGTCCTAGATGGTGAGCAGATTTCTCGTGAGGTAGATAACCTTCTGAAAGAGTTTTCTATTCTCCGTGCTTACCTTGACACCATGGCAGAACCAGTGATGGGCTCCCTGTTAAATGAGGGCGAGGAAGGCTCTGCTGGACTAGGTGTGGTTCTTTGTGGGAAACCTCTTGTCAGTCTCATTCTGTCTGGGCCTCAAGAAGAAGTTACCCAGGCTGTGGCTGCTGAGGCCTTCCAGAAAGCTCTTGTCTCTAAAGACCTGAACAGAGCGCTGAGCCTGCTGGAACTGTATGGGCAAGGCTGCAGCCAGGAGGTGGTGCTAAGAGACCAACTGCTTGCCTGTGCAGCCATAGAAG gtGGAGATGAAGGCATAGGTCAGTTGTTTCGTGTACAGGATGCGAACCTGCGAGCCCGTGTTGCTCTCCAGGGTCTGGAGCGATGGCCTCTAGCTGCCTGTCTGGAGCTACTCAAATTTTGCCTCAATGATCCGAGTACAGAGGCTTCATTGAGAACAGAAGTAGAGCTTAAGAAGAAAGAGCTGGACATCTATCATCGG ATGCTGAATTTACAGCCTCCGTTGCCCTGGACTACTTGGCAGGAGCTGAGGACCGAGTCTGACACCAAATCTGAGTCCATGTTATCAATGATGCTGGAGGCAAAA gAGTTTGCTCTTTGTGCACAGTGGGTGGAGTTGCATACTGTGTCTGACCAGttgaaactgcagctgaagaCTGAACATTTGCTTCATCTGCTGGAGAATGGACAGACAGATGAGGCTTTCCAG TTACTCGAGGGCCTCTCTGATTTTGTGGTGGGCTTAGACGTTTGCGAGCGCGCTCTGGACCGCCGACCTGGATTAGCTGCCTGTCACTTCCTAGCTGACTACCTCACCCTGCATTTTCAGAGGCAGGTGTCTCCAGCTCGTAGACAACACATCCACGCCCTTCATCTGGGCTCCAAg GTGTTGTTGACTCTGCCACCAGCAGCCAGACAGGACTATTTCTCCCTGCTGTCAGAGCCTCTGCTGATGCTTGAACAGCTGTTAATGAACCTAAAGGTGGACTGGGCAGAGGTGGCGGTGCGAACACTGCGGAGCCTGCTTGTTGGTCAAGAGGCTGGCTTTGGAGCCGAGAACATTGATAAGCTTCTGTCAGAATATGCCTACAAGGCCCTCGACTTCTCCTGTGCCCCTAGAGAGAGGTCTCGATCTG ACTCTATAATTAGTCTTCAAGACGCTCTGATGCTTTGTCCTGCTCAAGACACCAGCTCCCTTTCGTCCACCCGATTTGACTCTCCAGCACCCTCTGCAA GCAGCACGCCTACACACACCCCCTCgtcacacagcacagacacccAGAGGGATCGAAGCTCAGCAGGGAGAAAACGCTGTTCGCCTGCCAAGTTCAAACCTCCAGACCAACCTCCAGATCGTAAAGACTGGGTTCCTGACACCCAACACCATGTGTGCATGGTCTGCAAACGTGAGCGGTTCACCATG ttCAACAGACGCCATCATTGTCGAAAGTGTGGCCGCCTGGTTTGTCACGCTTGTTCTGAGCGTAAGATGCCTGTAGCAGGATGCCCAGGAGATGAAGTCAGAGTCTGTGACCAGTGTTATGCCTATTTTCACCCAGA TTCTGACGATGAGCTGGAACCAGCTGAAG TGGCTGGTGGCCCCATAGTGAGAGAGGAAGATTTAGATGGGATGCTGCATCTGCCTGAAGTGGTCCATCGACAGATTCAACTTACGACAGATCCTGTCGAGAACCAGCTGCTGCGGTGTGAGTTCTACTATGAACAG GCTCCCAGTGCACACCTCTGCGTGGCCATTCTGTCTCTGCACAGTGACCAAGCATCCTGTGGACATGAGCTCATCAAGCACTGTCGCGATCTGTCCCGTAAACTGACCAATCCAGAGGTGGACGCCTGCCTCCTCACCGACAtcatgcagcagctgctgttcagaGCCAAGCTCATGTTTGTTAAAGTTGGCCGTAGCCAGGATCTCGCCTTATGTGACAG TTACATCAGTAAAGTAGATGTGCTTAAGATTCTGGTGAAAGCCAATTACAAATATGTTCCTTCTCTGGATGATATTCTGGAGACGTCTGCTGTCACACGTCTCCGTAACCAGCTGCTGGAAGCAGAGCACTACCAGCTAGCAGTGGAG GTGTCTACCAAGAGTGGCCTGGACCCTAGCGGTGTGTGGCAGGCGTGGGCGATGGCCTCACTGAAGGCAGGGAACCTTTCAGGAGCGAGAGAGAAGTTTTCCCGCTGTCTAAAGGCACCAGTGGACCGCAACCAGCTTAACCTGGGTCCCTTATTGCTGCAGGAAGTTGTCAAGCACCTGGAGACCACTATAAGACCCACTCTGTCTATG ACTCTTGGTGAGGATATCCTAGCATCGCTTCGGGAACTGGAGGATGCCCTGAGTGACATAGGTCCTGTGGAGCGACCAGAAGGACAGACGCAGAACAGCAGCCTCCACCAGGAGTCTCTCTACTACCTGAACACATATGGCACACACCTAGCATTGATCAGCTACTATATGCGTCATGACTGCATGACTGAGGCTCTGACATACCTGCTCAACAAG GACTGCCAAGAAGAGGTGTTTCTAGAGGGTGTGTTGCAGCCCAGCCTGGAGCGGGGGCGTCTTGGCATGCTGCAGGGGATATTAGAAAAACTGGACCCAAGCCTAGAGTCATGCAGCCGCTACCTTATAGCCTCCTGCCAATTCCTGCAGCGCAGAGGATACTTTCACACTCTGTACCAGCTCCAGCAGTTCATGATG GACCATGTGCGTGCAGCCATGACCTGTATCAGATTCTTCACACATGGAGCCACTTCATACTTACAGCTGGGAGAACAGCAG CGTTGGTTGGTGAGAGCGAAAGAGCACCTGAGGACATACCTTCAGGAGCAGCAAGGTCGGGGTCCGGGGAGGAGAAAGTCTCAGGTCAACACATTTAGGAAGATGATGTCGTCCAGTGATATTTCCAG GCACATTAATACAATTGAGCTCCAACTAGAGGTGACCCGTTTCCTCTACCGCTGTGAGACTACTGGCTCTTCTAGGGATTCACAGACCAGTGCACCTTCCACCAAGTCCCCTGGATCTAGTTCACCACCTACACTATTTAGTGGAAGTCCCATGAAGGTTGAGGTCGCCTGTAAG GTCATGCTTGGAGGTAAAAACATAGAAGAGGGCTTTGGCATCGCTTACAGAGTCATACAG GATTTCCAGCTAGAGGCACAAGCCGTCTATAAGCAGGCCGGCCAAAGACTTGTTCGGCAGAGGCAGTATGGAGCTGTACGGCAGCTGCTCAAATGCGTCAGCGAATCAGGCACTGCCACCAAAAATGACTGTGATGCCCTCATCCTCAGCTATGTTTCAGTAGCAGATAAGGGGCCGGCTAAC GCAAAAGAGCTGGAAAGTCTAATTCTGGAGACCAAAAACTCAGAAAGCAAG ATCAAAGCCTACCTGCTGTGCAGTAAGCTGCGCCCAGCGTACCTGCTGGCAGTCAAGCTGGAGCTGAGCCGGGCAGGACCGCTGGTCCAAGAAGTCCTTCAGGCTGCAGAGGGAGCACAGGACTCGGTGATGCAGAATATCTGTCGCCAGTGGCTGTCGGAACATCACAACAAGACATCTCAGCAGCGCCAAGGCAGGCCTAATGCAAG TCAATCTGTTTTGAGGACGTCAGGTGGTTTAAATCCTCACCATGCTGCAGTGGCGGACAGATGA